From a single Miscanthus floridulus cultivar M001 chromosome 8, ASM1932011v1, whole genome shotgun sequence genomic region:
- the LOC136468549 gene encoding uncharacterized protein produces MAKRAWLVLSGTPARTPASILGVLCRKWYPGIVQLSKEPVVREPASNWDRYALVTDDTYRNKQERVLAEFWKYFKAEEGLEAQADRVAAVACRKYVTEMHHHGRVQAHIDYYR; encoded by the exons atggcaaagag ggcctggttggttttgtcgggtactccagcacgcacccccgcgagcatccttggtgttttgtgcaggaaatggtaccccggcattgtgcaactgtctaaagagccggtggtgcgggagccggcctccaactgggacaggtacgcgctggtcacggatgacacttaccgcaacaagcaggagcgagtattggcggagttttgg aaatatttcaaggccgaagaaggacttgaggcccaggcggatcgggtGGCTGCcgtagcttgtaggaagtacgtcaccgagatgcaccaccatgggcgtgtccaagcccacatagactactatag gtga